In the genome of Geotrypetes seraphini chromosome 16, aGeoSer1.1, whole genome shotgun sequence, one region contains:
- the DAD1 gene encoding dolichyl-diphosphooligosaccharide--protein glycosyltransferase subunit DAD1 → MSTSVVSVVSRFLDEYLSSTPQRLKVLDAYLLYILLTGAMQFVYCLLVGTFPFNSFLSGFTSCVGSFVLAVCLRIQINPQNKSDFQSISPERAFADFLFASIILHLVVVNFVG, encoded by the exons ATGTCGACGTCGGTAGTGTCGGTGGTGTCGCGCTTCCTGGACGAGTACCTGAGCTCGACGCCGCAGCGGCTGAAGGTGCTGGACGCCTACCTGCTCTACATCCTGCTGACGGGCGCCATGCAGTTCGTCTACTGCCTCCTAGTGGGCACCTTCCCCTTCAACTCCTTCCTGTCGGGCTTCACCTCCTGCGTGGGCTCCTTCGTCCTGGCTG TCTGTCTGAGGATTCAAATAAACCCACAGAACAAGAGCGACTTCCAGAGCATTTCTCCCGAGAGGGCCTTTGCCGACTTCCTCTTTGCCAGCATCATCCTTCATCTTGTCGTCGTCAACTTCGTTGGCTGA